From Triticum urartu cultivar G1812 chromosome 2, Tu2.1, whole genome shotgun sequence, a single genomic window includes:
- the LOC125541030 gene encoding cytochrome P450 89A2-like, translated as MELTSWPWQSLLLFSTLSLVLMLHSRRKVKELPPGPPALLFLVKFLALRRSIFDLPQLIRELHARHGPVISVRVFRPLVFISDCHLAHRVLVQSGATFAHRPDIFEPGLLFTSGARNINAAPYGPYWRLVRRNLATVMLHPARVSLFAPARRRTRDGLVGDLLAVAGSRPVTVRPLLRRAMFELIAYMSFGVRLGPEVLDEIQELQLWIVRSILSYPIFYLCPSLTKRLFRKRWAAHLAVRRRLCEIFVPLIHARRARDEETPAPCYADSLLALRVAEEGDRPLTDDEVVSLCSEFLSAGNDGTATVLEWIMAELVNHPEMQARVYEEVRSKPELSEGDLQALPYLNAVVLEALRLHPPVHFLIPHGVQSDGAEIGGYRVPRGAEVNVLIAEVGRDETVWTAAREFRPERFLDGGEGCDVDITGRKEIKMMPFGAGRRICPGYTLGMLHVAYLVAGLVRELEWLPPADGEQVDMAEVLEFTTVMKQPLRARTIPRC; from the coding sequence ATGGAGCTCACGAGCTGGCCATGGCAATCCCTGCTCCTGTTCAGCACCCTCTCTCTCGTCTTGATGCTGCATAGCCGTCGAAAAGTCAAGGAGCTCCCTCCAGGGCCGCCGGCCCTGCTGTTCCTGGTCAAGTTCTTGGCGCTCCGGCGGTCCATCTTTGACCTTCCCCAGCTCATACGCGAGCTGCACGCGCGCCATGGCCCAGTAATCTCCGTGCGCGTATTCCGCCCGCTCGTCTTCATCTCCGACTGCCACCTCGCTCACCGTGTCCTCGTCCAGAGCGGCGCGACCTTCGCCCACCGCCCGGACATCTTCGAGCCGGGACTTCTGTTCACTTCCGGCGCCCGCAACATCAATGCAGCGCCGTACGGTCCCTACTGGCGCCTCGTCCGCCGCAACCTCGCCACCGTGATGTTGCACCCGGCCCGTGTCAGCCTCTTCgcgccggcgaggcggcggacgCGCGACGGGCTCGTCGGCGACCTCCTCGCAGTCGCAGGCTCGCGGCCCGTCACGGTGAGGCCATTGCTCCGTCGAGCCATGTTCGAGCTTATCGCGTACATGAGCTTCGGCGTCAGGCTTGGCCCGGAGGTGCTGGACGAGATACAGGAGCTGCAGCTGTGGATTGTGCGTAGCATTCTCAGCTACCCCATCTTCTACCTCTGCCCATCCCTCACCAAGAGGCTCTTCCGCAAGCGGTGGGCTGCGCACCTGGCCGTGCGCCGGAGGCTGTGCGAGATCTTTGTCCCGCTGATCCACGCCAGGCGGGCGCGGGACGAGGAGACGCCGGCGCCTTGCTACGCCGACTCCCTCCTCGCGCTGCGAGTGGCCGAGGAGGGCGACCGCCCGCTGACGGACGACGAGGTGGTCAGCCTGTGCTCCGAGTTCTTGAGCGCCGGGAATGACGGCACGGCGACCGTGCTGGAGTGGATCATGGCGGAGCTTGTAAACCACCCCGAAATGCAGGCCAGGGTCTACGAGGAGGTCAGGAGCAAGCCGGAGCTAAGCGAGGGCGACCTGCAGGCACTGCCGTATCTGAACGCCGTGGTGCTGGAGGCGCTCCGGCTGCATCCGCCGGTGCACTTCCTCATCCCGCACGGCGTGCAGAGCGACGGCGCGGAGATCGGCGGCTACAGGGTGCCCAGGGGCGCGGAGGTGAACGTCCTGATCGCGGAGGTGGGGCGCGACGAGACGGTGTGGACAGCAGCGCGGGAGTTCCGCCCGGAGCGGTTCTTGGACGGCGGCGAGGGGTGCGACGTGGACATCACCGGGAGGAAGGAGATCAAGATGATGCCGTTCGGCGCCGGCCGCAGGATTTGCCCCGGGTACACGCTCGGCATGCTTCACGTGGCGTACTTGGTGGCGGGCCTCGTGAGGGAGCTGGAGTGGCTGCCGCCGGCGGACGGGGAGCAGGTGGACATGGCCGAGGTACTGGAGTTCACCACGGTCATGAAGCAGCCCCTCCGTGCCCGCACCATCCCAAGGTGTTGA